ATATATCTCAAATATATGTGCAATGAGACAGAGAAACACCAGAGGTGGAAAAGGTACAGACACTTCCATGGCATCCATCAGCTTCCCTATTGCTGCACATCACCATTGCCCCAGCCAACGGGCTCGGCCAAAACCTCTGGGAAACCAGTGCTCCCAGTTGCCAACCTGCCCGTGTGAACTGGTGCTGGGTTTTTGGCCCCCAGAACCACGTGGGGCCCGGCCTGGGGGAGCACCGGGGGGTGTTTTGGAAGAGGGGGTGGATGtggaggagggatgggaaagGGCAGTGGGACAGATGTGTGCAGCTGGCAGGTGCTGGGGCTCAGTGAGGTGGCTGGTGGCATCGGGTCGGGCACAGTCccttgtcccctccctgctcatAACGTGGCCGGATCCTGCCCTGCACCAACCCCCCCGTGGCAGCATCCCTGAATTAGGGGGGGTGGGAGAGCAGGATCTGGCTGGAGCTGCCACACCCTCATTTCAGCGTGCAAGAAACAGGGattggggaggaggggaacaCAGATGACACACAAAGGGACTCTTTTGGTTGTCAGCACGAGAGGAAAGAGCAGGagggtttaaaaataaatgtatttgttctGCCTTATTAAAGATAGAAAAGGTGGCTCTGAATTCATCTCCTACAAAAGGTTTGAAGGTCAAGCAGGCACCAGATCGCGGGAGGGTGAGCGCTAACTGATTGTCCCAGCCCTAAAAGACAAAGTGCACTAAATCCAGGTATGAGAAGCTAAGGCTCATCCTGACCCAGCCCCGGGGACCCCTGCCAGGCTGAGCAGGGACATGTCACACCCTTTGGGGACAGAGGATGGCTCTTGTCACACCCTCTGAGAACAGAGGATTCTCTTTCCAGATGGTGGGTTTTGGGGCTCAGGGATGTGGTCTCTTTCTGCCCTCGCTGGGCATCATTTTTGGGGTGAAGCCAGGtgggagcagcaccagggctggcccccagcccctccacagGGCTGCCCTGAGCAGAGGGCAGTCCCTGCAGGATGCTGGCCCAGGGGGGATTAGTggctctttcctttctcagacTCCAAGGATCAAGTGTAACTCCTGAGTTAACTCCATGGATGGAGTGGCCTCGACTGGGAGGATACTCTGGGGGGGACGTGTCCCCTTCTCTAAGCTCTGAGCCCTGTCCCACAGGGGATCCCACTCCACCCCCCCCATGACTGACACCAAACCCCCCATTCCAAGAGTATCCCTGTGAAATTCCATCCCTAAAGTTGAACCCAGGAGCCAAACAGAAGccacttttttttgcttttttcaccatttttcttttttctccccctcacccctccaTCCCTTTCTTTTACAGTTGACTCAAACTACCCCTGGGGGCAGCCTTCCCAATGCTCCCTGATGGCAGGAAAAAagaccagcagctcagagcactcACAGGTAggcaaaaataatatttatacaCTATGTACCAGCGTGGTCCATGGCCAGGACGAGCACTATACAGTATATATATACGACAACTCGCCAGAGCTAGATCCTCACTagggggggctggggaagggggtgtGTGaacaggggctggggagggtccAAATCCCCTCCCCCAAGCCCACTTCACATCCTCCTatgcagcaatttaaaaatacatctgtatATATTATTCTATTCTCCCAGGTAACATTGTACAATCATAGGAGTTTCCTTAAAAGCAATAATTTACTTAAAGACATCTCTAGTTCTCCTTCAGTTTTATACAAATATTTACTGtgagatacatatatatatatttataaagaaattaacCCTCTGAGAACCCTACAGCAGCAAGAtgtgcaccttttttttttttttaaatataactaTTATTTATTCAAAAGAACCTAAAACCacttaaaagcatttcttttaaaaaaataaataagtaaagcacacacaaaatctctctgccccccccccacccctttctTTCATCCTTCCCAACCCCCCAGATGCGATGGGGCAAAAAGCAGGTGATAAAACCATCCTACTTGGGAGCAGAGGGATAGGGGATGGGATGGCATCCTTGGTTGCTGCTTTAGAAGCACAAATGTCATGGCTGGAGCTCAATGGCATGTCCCTAGGTGTCCCAGCTTTTGGGGACAGCCTTTTTGGGGCACTTGGTGCAGAAACAGCTGGCTCCCTCCCCAGGCTGTTTTCTCCCCATGGTTGTTTTTTAGGAGAAGCCAAAACTCAAGCAATCCCTTGGGAGGGCTGCCTGGGGGTGGCTGTGATGGATGCTGGTGGGAACAGGGGGGGCAGAGACTCTGTGAGGACAAAGTCTCAGCCCCTGTCCCTTCCCCAGAGCCCTTTGCAAGAAGGGGATGGGGACAAAGGACAGATCCTGTCCCTGACACTGATGGTTGGACATGTTTTGGGGGCTCATAGTGAAAcccttccctgtgagggtgctgagccccaggccccagtttcccagagaagctgtggctgccccatccctggaactgtctcaggccaggatggatggagcttggagcagcctgggctggtgggaggtgtccctgcccatggcaggggattggaactggatgagctttaaggtcccttccaacccaaaccattctgtggttctgtgattccatgatcatcccagctccttctgcctgtgcaaaagcaggagcagggcaggagcaaaGGCCTCCTGTGCCCAGGTTTTGTCTTGTGCCATAGCAAAGGGACCATCAAGGCCAGTCTGAAATGCAGGAGATGGTGGGATGTGGGCATGGAGCAAAGGGGATGTCACCCCAAGGAGAGGATGAGGATGcaagcagggtgctggggaggagggctGGGGTGCAGGATGAGTTTGCATCTATAAGGCACAATCCACCTTGAGGCTGGGATGCGGGGCTGGGTTGAAGCTCAGGACAGGGTGGTTTTCTCAGCTGGCATCCCTGGGTTTGGGGAAACATCTGGCTTGGAagcaggatgctccagggaACTGGAAATTCATAAATCCCAACCCTGCAAGGAGACAGCTCCTGTGCTAAAAGAAGTGCAACCCAATGAGATGACTTTCACATTGGCTTCCATGTTTGAAATGATTTTTCAAGGGAGAAAATACCAAACTGGTTGGAAAAGTGGGAAAATACCCGAATTTGAGAGCTTtcaactcttcttttttttgtgcttttcaatATTTTGTCCCAATTAGGGTGAAACTTATGAATTCCCATATCGGGGGAGATCCAGCACTTCAGCAGCTGATGCCCCAGACCCAAATTCCACCTTGAAGATCAATATTTCCAGAAATCTGCTTAATACTGTTTACAATGCTTCTTTCTGTCACTTCTTTCTGTCCTGATTAGCTCTTTTCCCAGAGCTAATTCCACTGCTTGTTTTCACTGCCATGGACCTCCAGCCACTTATGTCTGTTTGCTGCCTACTAAGCCAtgtcagtggggaaaaaaaccaccccaataTTGGATGGAACCTTGACTTTTAGCTATTGCATCTGCCCAACAAAATCCCCTCCTCAAAGGACTCCGGTGGCTTATTCATTCCCATGTTCATTTCTAAAAAATACTGAATCACTTCTTTCAGATTTtgtattgttattattattgttgttattattattattttggtaaACAGTCTTCCAAACTtatggtgaaaaaaattaaaaaccctctctcctccctcaccCATCACTTTCTCCccacaaattaaaaagcaggacATTAATGTCTCATGGTAATTCAAGTCTTGTTCTTGTGCAACTGAATCACACCGCCTGCCGGGaggagcaatttttttctcattgttgTTGCtgctcagttaaaaaaataaaaggaaaaaaaagaaagagagagagaaagactTGTTTCCTgatatttcctctttttcttttttttttttttttttttttttgatctcaTAGTGCTCAGCTCCAAGAAAACTCTGGCGTTTTCCCTGCAGGAGGGAGAGCAAAGCCCCGCGTGGCTGCCTGGGGCGAGCACCTGCCCACGCTCCACCTaccctcctcatccctcctcatccctcctcatccctcctcgTCCCTCCTCGTCCCTCTGTCCATCCATCTGTCCCCCCAGAGCCATCAGCTCCGTGGGGGTGGCAGGCACGGTGGCCTCGCCGTGGCCCTGGCGCTCTCCCCTCCTGCCGACCGCTCAGTGGTTATTGCGATGAAACGGAGAACTATGGAGGATACTAAATTCTCAAGCATTCCTATGGCACTTGCATTGTTCTGCATAATTTGAGCGGGTTGTAGGGGAAGAGattagaggaggaaaaaaaaaaacaaaccacccttGGAAAAGTCAACGGAAGGACCGAGAAGTCATATTTCCGACTCCCTCCTGTACGACCGCTGATCCAACGCTATCGTGGCTTGGAGCCGATCGAACTCGTGCCTGTTGTCCGGGCTCAGGTCCTCCAAACCCCGGCTGtcatcatcttcctcttcctcgTCACGGCTCATGAAGGCCAGCTCGTTCTCGTAGCAGAAGGAGttggtgctgggcaggaggaatTTGTTCTCCACCAAGTCCTTGGCGCTGCAGCGAGGGGTGGACGGGACCTCGTAGGTTTTGTGGAAGTGGGAATAGTCTACTTTGTACTGGTTTTTCTCCTCAAACAAGACCGGCTCAAAGCGGTGACCCCACAGGATCTCGCTGGCCAGGTAGGAGCTCCGAGCTTGTGTGGTCATAGCCGTGGCTTCTACCATGCCTTCCAGGATGACCACGATCTCAAAGTCATCCGTCTCCAAGTCCTGGCGGCTGATCCCAAACAAGGGGCTGTCTTCATTGATCTCGTGGAGAATGGTGATGGGAGAGACCAGGAAGATACGGTCCAAGCCTTTATCAAAGCCCACGTCAATGTCTATTTGGTCGAGTGGGATATACTCCCCTTCTTCGGTGATCCTGGGCTTAATGAGCTGAGCTCGTACGTGGGCTTCTACTATGTGGCTTTTCCGGAGGTTCCCAACCCTCCACATCAGGCAGAGTTTTCCATCTCTCATTGCCACTACGGCGTTATGGCTGAAAAGTAATGTCTGGGCCCTTTTTTTGGGCCTGGCCATCTTTGCCATTATTGCACCAATCATGAAAGAGTCAATTATGCACCCCACGATGGACTGAACCACCACCATGAAGACCGCGAGCGGGCACTCCTCCGTCACGCAGCGGAAGCCATAACCAATCGTGGTTTGGGTCTCAATGGAGAACAGAAAAGCAGCCACAAAGCCATTGACCTGCAGAACACAAGGCTTGAAGGTATCATCTCCCCCTGGGTTTTCTAAGTCTCCGTGAATGAGTGCAATTAGCCAGAAAATCAGTCCAAAGAGCAACCAGGACACCAGAAATGCCAGGGAAAAGAGCAAGAGCATATACCTCCAGCGGATGTCAACACAGGTGGTGAACATGTCTGCAATGTACCTCTGTGGCTTGTCATCCATGTTGGTGAACTCCACGTTGCACTGGCCGTTCTTCTTTACAAACCTGTTCCTGCATTTCCTCCTGGTGTGGATTTTCCCGTTGCCAAAGCCGTTGATACCTGGCATGGTGGTCAACCTCAGCCCGTCTTCCTCAGAGGACACGATGCTGTAAGGGTTGACTCTACCTGCAGTCATCCCTGAGCCAAGC
The Calypte anna isolate BGI_N300 chromosome 14, bCalAnn1_v1.p, whole genome shotgun sequence DNA segment above includes these coding regions:
- the LOC103533073 gene encoding ATP-sensitive inward rectifier potassium channel 12, with amino-acid sequence MTAGRVNPYSIVSSEEDGLRLTTMPGINGFGNGKIHTRRKCRNRFVKKNGQCNVEFTNMDDKPQRYIADMFTTCVDIRWRYMLLLFSLAFLVSWLLFGLIFWLIALIHGDLENPGGDDTFKPCVLQVNGFVAAFLFSIETQTTIGYGFRCVTEECPLAVFMVVVQSIVGCIIDSFMIGAIMAKMARPKKRAQTLLFSHNAVVAMRDGKLCLMWRVGNLRKSHIVEAHVRAQLIKPRITEEGEYIPLDQIDIDVGFDKGLDRIFLVSPITILHEINEDSPLFGISRQDLETDDFEIVVILEGMVEATAMTTQARSSYLASEILWGHRFEPVLFEEKNQYKVDYSHFHKTYEVPSTPRCSAKDLVENKFLLPSTNSFCYENELAFMSRDEEEEDDDSRGLEDLSPDNRHEFDRLQATIALDQRSYRRESEI